In Bombus pascuorum chromosome 13, iyBomPasc1.1, whole genome shotgun sequence, a single genomic region encodes these proteins:
- the LOC132913223 gene encoding ATP-binding cassette subfamily G member 4-like, which produces MCQRVILLSLPKADSIDIQFTNLTYEVKDGYFGSLKKILKGVSGTFKSGELSVIMGLSGAGKSTLLNILTGYQRGKWTGEINYIGNQGKQSWKEYKKQSCYIQQDDHLLPLFTVWETMWMASNLKIGNSLSLKAKEMLIDEMLDNLDLSRTKETRCNRLSGGQKKRLSIALELLDNPPVMFLDEPTTGLDSLSSHQCIRLLHSLAKAGRTIICTIHQPSAATYEMFDSVYLLADGRCMYEGTTRNTVAYFSSIGLHCPMYHNPADYMIEIISKEYGDFNDQLAHLASNKEKSWRLNSSQILSTEVNNSTNLTKTSVLIQPPSEFEKFFVLTRRFMVQLFRDWTVTYLKIFAHFAVGVLLGLLYTDAGHDGSKTLSNVGFFMVTCIYLSYTTMMPAVFKFPSEMMTLRKERFNNWYQLRTYFVASFICNLPIQILYAFVYSGTSYFLSGQPLDVNRFLMYLMVTIMITLVSDSIGVLIGILTNPVNGTFVGAITLCTMLSLSGFLAHFSHMPRILFYSSYLSYIKYGVHAFVHAIYGYNREKLSCPKIYCHYSMPSTLMTDLSMTDGMYWLDIFLLFCGYILCRIVVYLSLKKKLSRA; this is translated from the coding sequence ATGTGTCAGCGAGTAATATTGTTAAGTTTGCCAAAAGCTGACTCGATCGATATCCAGTTTACTAATCTCACCTACGAAGTGAAGGATGGCTATTTCGGTTCATTGAAGAAGATTCTGAAAGGGGTTAGTGGAACCTTCAAGTCCGGAGAACTGTCGGTCATAATGGGACTGTCCGGTGCTGGAAAATCAACTTTGTTGAACATCCTGACGGGATATCAGAGAGGCAAGTGGACAGGAGAGATCAACTATATCGGGAATCAGGGAAAACAAAGTTGGAAAGAGTACAAGAAGCAGTCGTGTTACATTCAACAGGACGATCATTTGCTGCCATTGTTCACCGTGTGGGAGACCATGTGGATGgcaagtaatttaaaaatcggTAACAGTCTGAGCCTAAAGGCTAAGGAAATGCTGATCGACGAGATGTTGGATAATTTAGATCTGAGCAGAACGAAGGAAACTAGATGCAATCGATTGAGCGGCGGACAAAAGAAGAGGCTTAGCATCGCGTTAGAGCTGCTGGACAATCCACCGGTGATGTTCCTCGACGAACCAACGACCGGCCTTGACTCTTTGTCTTCTCACCAGTGCATCAGATTGCTGCATAGCCTGGCCAAGGCCGGTAGAACCATCATCTGCACGATTCATCAACCTAGTGCGGCCACCTACGAGATGTTCGACAGCGTCTATCTTCTAGCTGACGGTAGATGTATGTACGAAGGAACTACGAGGAACACGGTCGCGTATTTTTCCAGTATTGGACTTCACTGTCCCATGTATCACAATCCAGCTGACTATATGATCGAAATAATAAGCAAGGAATACGGGGATTTCAACGATCAGTTGGCACATCTGGCCAGCAATAAAGAGAAGTCGTGGCGATTGAACAGCTCGCAGATCCTAAGTACGGAAGTTAACAATAGTACGAACTTAACGAAAACCAGTGTACTGATCCAACCACCATCAGAATTCGAGAAGTTTTTCGTGTTGACACGACGGTTTATGGTCCAATTGTTCAGAGACTGGACGGTCACCTACCTAAAGATATTCGCTCATTTCGCAGTAGGCGTGTTGCTAGGTCTGCTGTACACGGATGCTGGTCATGACGGAAGCAAGACTCTTAGCAACGTTGGATTTTTCATGGTCACCTGCATATATCTGAGCTACACGACCATGATGCCAGCGGTATTCAAGTTTCCTTCGGAGATGATGACGTTGAGAAAGGAAAGATTCAATAACTGGTACCAGCTAAGGACGTATTTCGTGGCCTCGTTTATATGCAACTTGCCTATACAGATACTGTACGCCTTCGTCTACAGTGGTACTTCTTATTTCCTGAGTGGACAACCTTTGGACGTCAACAGGTTTCTTATGTATTTAATGGTGACCATTATGATTACGCTAGTATCGGATAGCATCGGTGTTTTGATAGGCATTCTAACGAATCCTGTAAATGGAACGTTCGTAGGTGCCATTACACTTTGTACTATGTTAAGCCTGTCGGGCTTCCTGGCTCATTTTAGCCATATGCCACGTATTTTGTTCTATAGTAGCTACCTAAGCTACATCAAATATGGGGTGCACGCGTTCGTTCACGCGATCTACGGTTACAATCGTGAGAAGCTATCCTGTCCGAAGATCTATTGCCACTATAGCATGCCCAGCACGTTGATGACAGACCTGTCAATGACGGACGGCATGTATTGGCTCGATATCTTCCTCTTGTTCTGCGGCTATATACTCTGCAGAATCGTCGTCTATCTTTCTCTCAAGAAGAAACTCTCCAGAGCATGA